In one window of Macadamia integrifolia cultivar HAES 741 chromosome 2, SCU_Mint_v3, whole genome shotgun sequence DNA:
- the LOC122091920 gene encoding protein NUCLEAR FUSION DEFECTIVE 4, with translation MPILKAGSRPPWVGLGAAVWVQIAVGNGFNFTLYSTSLKSVMGFSQQQLTILGVANDLGENFGLLPGVVCNKLPPWIVLSIGACACFLGYGVIWLVVSETVESLPYWVIWLALCLATHSSAWFSTAVLVTNMRNFPLTRGTVAGILKGYGGISAAVYTEIYTTVMQNSSSKQLLFLTLGIPLVCFALMYFVRPCTPAAGEDSAEHGHFLFVQVASIVLGIYLLTTTILIDVLNLSAPFTYIFVVIMVLLLVAPFAIPLKMTLYPADRKKPGTLGLPVGYSDHQIPSEDNSDRTEPLLTPSSSATQLGSFHEIDDASDIDILLAEGEGAVKEKKRPRRGDDFKFHEAIVKADFWLLFLVYFCGVGSGITVLNNLAQIGISLGVDDTTILLSLFSFCNFIGRLSGGAVSEYFVRSKAFPRTIWMTCTQVIMIITYLLFASALSGTLYAATALLGICYGAQFSIMISTASELFGLKHFGVIYNFMGLGNPLGAFFFSALLAGYIYDEEAAKQHGLNLLKKSVSCLGPDCFRLTFFVLAGISSLGSILSVILSIRIKPVYQMLYAGGSFCRTQDSGH, from the exons ATGCCGATTTTGAAAGCAGGGAGTAGGCCACCATGGGTTGGTCTAGGAGCTGCAGTTTGGGTTCAGATTGCAGTTGGAAATGGTTTCAACTTCACTCTCTATTCCACTTCTCTGAAATCTGTTATGGGTTTCAGTCAACAGCAGCTCACCATACTTGGAGTTGCTAATGATCTCGGGGAGAATTTTGGCCTTCTTCCCGGTGTCGTCTGCAATAAATTACCACCTTGGATTGTTCTATCCATTGGAGCTTGCGCTTGTTTCTTGGGTTATGGAGTTATCTGGCTTGTTGTGAGCGAGACTGTTGAGTCTCTGCCTTATTGGGTG ATTTGGCTTGCTCTTTGTCTCGCCACTCATAGCAGTGCCTGGTTCAGCACGGCTGTGCTTGTAACTAACATGCGGAACTTCCCTCTCACAAGGGGCACTGTTGCTGGCATTCTCAAAGGCTATGGGGGAATATCTGCTGCAGTATACACCGAGATCTACACTACAGTAATGCAAAACTCTTCTTCAAAGCAATTGCTGTTCCTCACACTTGGTATTCCTCTTGTATGTTTTGCATTAATGTATTTTGTTAGGCCTTGTACGCCAGCAGCTGGAGAAGACTCTGCAGAACATGGCCACTTTCTTTTTGTCCAAGTTGCCAGTATTGTTCTTGGCATCTATCTTCTCACGACGACTATATTGATCGATGTACTCAACTTGAGTGCTCCCTTTACCTACATATTTGTTGTTATCATGGTTCTCCTTCTCGTGGCTCCATTTGCAATCCCTCTAAAGATGACACTCTACCCTGCTGACCGTAAGAAACCAGGTACACTTGGCCTACCTGTTGGTTATTCAGATCATCAGATTCCAAGTGAAGACAATTCAGACAGAACAGAGCCATTGTTGACTCCATCTTCATCAGCAACACAGCTTGGAAGTTTTCATGAAATTGATGATGCTTCCGACATTGATATACTTCTGGCTGAAGGTGAGGGAGCAGTGAAGGAAAAGAAGCGACCAAGGAGAGGGGATGATTTCAAGTTCCATGAAGCTATTGTGAAAGCGGATTTCTGGCTTCtctttttggtttatttttgtgGGGTTGGGTCTGGAATAACTGTTCTCAATAATCTGGCTCAGATTGGGATTTCACTAGGTGTGGATGATACAACAATTCTGCTGTCTCTCTTCAGTTTTTGCAATTTTATTGGCCGTCTTAGTGGAGGTGCTGTTTCTGAGTACTTTGTCAG ATCAAAAGCATTCCCTCGGACAATTTGGATGACATGCACACAAGTAATCATGATCATTACATATCTTCTGTTTGCTTCAGCTCTCAGTGGTACCCTTTATGCAGCTACTGCTTTACTCGGGATCTGCTATGGAGCTCAGTTCTCTATCATGATTTCAACTGCCTCTGAGCTTTTCGGGTTGAAGCATTTTGGTGTAATTTACAATTTCATGGGGCTTGGTAATCCTCTCGGTGCATTCTTCTTCTCAGCTCTTCTTGCTGGTTATATATATGATGAAGAGGCCGCAAAACAGCATGGGTTGAATTTGCTCAAGAAGAGTGTTTCCTGCTTGGGTCCTGATTGTTTTAGGCTTACATTCTTCGTTCTAGCTGGTATCAGCAGTCTGGGCTCTATATTGAGCGTAATCCTCAGTATTAGAATTAAACCCGTTTATCAGATGCTATATGCTGGGGGTTCCTTCTGTCGCACTCAAGATTCGGGTCACTGA